The following proteins are co-located in the Myroides profundi genome:
- a CDS encoding bifunctional folylpolyglutamate synthase/dihydrofolate synthase, with protein MNYQETLEWMFNQLPMYQQKGAIAYKADLSNTIKLINHLGNPQDSLKTIHIAGTNGKGSTSSMIASILQEAGYKVGLYTSPHLKDFRERIKINGVEISESFVIDFIGRNKPFFEENSLSFFEMTVGMCFEYFKQEQVDVAVIEVGMGGRLDATNVINPLISVITNIGKDHTAFLGDTLEAIAGEKAGIIKKGVPVVIGEYNEHTQPVFISKAKEMSADIYFAQDTYIDNTLVSDLKGDYQKSNIRTVRQAIELLRKSFEITEKAEVEGLLHVVQNTKLLGRWQVLGQNPKIITDTAHNSHGLTIVMNQLKHENYRDLYVVFGVVNDKDLDSILPLLPKEAKYFFAKPDNLRGLEPEILAAKASEFGLKGEVCSSIPNAYAKAKEVAGAEDLIYIGGSTFVVAEIL; from the coding sequence ATGAATTATCAAGAAACCTTAGAATGGATGTTTAATCAATTGCCAATGTATCAACAAAAAGGGGCAATAGCTTATAAAGCAGATTTATCCAATACAATAAAACTAATCAATCATTTAGGCAATCCTCAAGATAGCCTAAAGACGATACATATAGCAGGTACTAATGGAAAGGGGTCTACCTCTTCTATGATCGCTTCTATTCTACAAGAAGCAGGATATAAGGTAGGGTTATACACTTCTCCACACCTAAAGGACTTTAGAGAGCGTATCAAGATCAATGGGGTAGAGATATCAGAGTCTTTTGTGATTGACTTTATCGGACGTAATAAACCCTTTTTTGAAGAGAACTCGTTGAGCTTTTTTGAGATGACAGTAGGTATGTGCTTTGAATACTTTAAACAGGAGCAAGTAGACGTAGCTGTAATTGAAGTGGGAATGGGAGGTCGTCTAGATGCGACTAATGTTATAAACCCATTGATTTCTGTAATTACTAATATAGGTAAGGATCACACAGCATTCTTAGGAGATACACTTGAAGCTATCGCAGGTGAGAAAGCAGGTATTATAAAGAAAGGTGTGCCTGTAGTGATAGGAGAGTATAATGAGCATACACAACCTGTATTTATAAGTAAGGCAAAAGAGATGTCTGCAGATATCTATTTTGCTCAAGATACTTATATAGACAACACATTAGTCTCAGATCTAAAAGGAGATTATCAGAAATCTAATATCCGAACTGTAAGACAAGCCATAGAATTACTAAGAAAATCATTCGAAATAACAGAAAAAGCCGAAGTAGAAGGGCTTCTTCATGTAGTACAGAACACAAAATTATTGGGTAGATGGCAAGTTTTAGGTCAGAATCCGAAGATAATTACAGACACTGCACATAATTCTCATGGGTTAACTATCGTGATGAATCAGCTAAAACACGAAAATTACCGTGATTTGTATGTTGTTTTTGGTGTGGTGAATGATAAAGATTTAGATTCTATTCTTCCTTTATTGCCAAAAGAGGCAAAATATTTTTTTGCTAAGCCAGATAATTTACGCGGGCTAGAACCTGAGATTTTAGCTGCTAAAGCGAGTGAGTTTGGTTTGAAGGGAGAGGTTTGTAGTTCAATACCAAATGCTTACGCAAAAGCGAAGGAGGTAGCAGGTGCTGAGGACTTGATATATATAGGGGGGAGCACATTTGTGGTAGCTGAAATTTTATAA
- a CDS encoding energy transducer TonB, translated as MKILQTESEKKAFAITSTVFVLLFLLFFFYKIITPVQEKEPYLLGGEIAINFGNSEVGKGDVQPTEPIAMEPEPEVATPVETTAEPVVTQNKVDVPVVKKTEDKPKAKEEPKKEVVKPKPDPKPSQSTTDALASLINGPKTAGEKSEGQGNSTKGGDQGKLDGDMYSNSTYGSGKGNGSGNGTSWGLNGRALANRGQVVPECNEVGTVVVEIRVDKSGKVVSAQHTKGTTNSAKCLTDAAIATAKTFRWKADDNAPNIQVGFIVINFKVGQ; from the coding sequence ATGAAGATATTACAAACAGAAAGTGAAAAAAAGGCTTTTGCAATTACTTCAACAGTTTTTGTACTTCTTTTTTTGTTGTTTTTCTTTTATAAAATAATAACTCCTGTTCAGGAAAAAGAACCTTATTTATTAGGTGGGGAGATTGCTATTAACTTTGGGAATAGCGAAGTAGGGAAAGGGGATGTACAACCAACAGAACCTATCGCTATGGAACCAGAGCCTGAAGTAGCTACTCCTGTTGAGACAACAGCTGAGCCTGTTGTTACTCAAAATAAGGTAGATGTTCCTGTAGTAAAGAAAACGGAGGATAAGCCAAAAGCAAAAGAAGAACCTAAAAAAGAAGTTGTCAAACCTAAACCTGATCCAAAACCTAGTCAAAGTACAACAGATGCTCTAGCTAGCCTTATTAATGGGCCGAAGACAGCTGGAGAAAAGTCTGAAGGACAAGGGAACTCTACTAAAGGAGGAGATCAAGGAAAGCTAGATGGAGATATGTACTCTAACTCTACTTATGGTAGCGGTAAGGGGAATGGTAGTGGTAACGGTACTAGTTGGGGACTGAATGGACGTGCATTAGCCAATAGAGGACAAGTAGTACCTGAGTGTAATGAGGTAGGAACTGTAGTAGTGGAGATAAGAGTAGATAAGAGCGGAAAGGTTGTATCTGCACAACATACTAAAGGGACAACTAACTCTGCTAAATGTCTTACAGATGCAGCTATTGCTACTGCCAAGACATTTAGATGGAAAGCAGATGACAACGCACCGAATATTCAAGTCGGATTTATAGTTATTAATTTTAAAGTAGGACAGTAG
- a CDS encoding ExbD/TolR family protein encodes MNIRGRNKVSAEFNMSSMTDIVFLLLIFFMVAITTMTSTNALDLILPNSDGKADVVETVAVSVDDQSNYYINELKVMPEELEEGLKNKLNTIENPNVVLHVAKGVPVEDAVFVMDIAYRNNYKIVLAVEPK; translated from the coding sequence ATGAACATAAGAGGTAGAAATAAAGTATCCGCAGAGTTTAATATGTCGTCTATGACAGACATCGTATTCTTATTGCTTATATTTTTTATGGTAGCTATTACTACGATGACCAGTACTAACGCACTAGATTTAATACTTCCTAATTCTGATGGTAAGGCTGATGTAGTGGAGACTGTAGCTGTGAGTGTAGATGATCAGTCTAACTATTATATCAATGAGCTAAAAGTAATGCCGGAAGAACTAGAAGAGGGACTGAAAAATAAATTAAATACAATAGAAAATCCTAATGTAGTATTGCATGTCGCTAAAGGTGTACCTGTAGAGGATGCAGTATTTGTGATGGATATTGCTTATCGCAATAATTATAAGATTGTATTAGCAGTGGAACCAAAGTAG
- a CDS encoding MotA/TolQ/ExbB proton channel family protein, with protein MFHFLQVDTTAVAQKLANAAEAGEAAVKKELALSEIIFSGGPIGQAIMIIIFIMLFMALYLYLERFFAIKNASKIDDNFMAQIKMFLSQGKIDQAKLLCANTNTPVSHLIGKGISRIGKPLQDINIAIENAGKLEVYKMEKNINLLATLSGAGPMTGFLGTVVGMVMAFHEMSTASSARIDMSVLSEGIYTAMMTTVFGLIVGIVSYVGYNHLVSKIDKIVHQLEANAVEFLDLLNDPA; from the coding sequence ATGTTTCATTTCTTACAAGTGGATACAACAGCAGTAGCACAGAAATTAGCTAATGCAGCAGAAGCTGGAGAAGCAGCCGTTAAAAAAGAACTAGCTCTTAGCGAGATTATCTTTAGTGGTGGGCCGATAGGGCAGGCTATTATGATTATTATTTTTATCATGCTATTCATGGCTCTGTATCTATATTTAGAGCGTTTCTTTGCTATAAAAAATGCGTCTAAGATAGATGATAACTTTATGGCTCAGATAAAAATGTTCTTATCTCAAGGAAAGATAGATCAAGCTAAACTTCTATGTGCAAACACAAATACACCTGTATCTCACCTAATCGGAAAAGGAATATCTAGAATAGGGAAGCCTCTTCAGGATATTAATATTGCGATAGAGAATGCAGGGAAGTTAGAAGTGTATAAGATGGAGAAGAACATTAATCTATTAGCAACATTATCTGGAGCAGGACCAATGACAGGATTCTTAGGAACTGTAGTAGGGATGGTGATGGCATTCCATGAGATGTCTACAGCTAGCTCTGCTCGTATAGATATGAGTGTATTATCAGAGGGGATTTATACTGCGATGATGACTACAGTATTTGGATTGATTGTAGGTATTGTATCGTATGTTGGGTATAATCATTTAGTGAGTAAGATAGATAAGATTGTACATCAGTTAGAGGCAAATGCAGTAGAGTTTTTAGACCTATTAAATGATCCTGCATAA
- a CDS encoding anhydro-N-acetylmuramic acid kinase, which translates to MNKYQYNIIGVMSGTSLDGIDLAYITFNCESGKWSFEVHCTDTVAYSAQWKEQLKNAIDLDSKQIEILDVRYTTYLATVINQFIKDKTIEDIDAVCSHGHTIFHKPELGYTLQIGNMPILADLIQQKVICDFRVQDVLLGGQGAPLVPIGDRLLFSEYEACLNLGGFANISFEGRLNYRLAYDISAVNTLLNEQVAKLGLEYDDKGMLASEGTINEDLLRELNALDFYKQSAPKSLGIEFLNAYIKPILNKYTLSVEDYLATLVEHIAIQIAAGIGVKEGQRVLVTGGGAKNDYLVSRIKAHAKGILFERPSDEVIDYKEAIIFGLLGVLKLRDEVNVLASVTGAKYDHSSGRIHEVYTQVN; encoded by the coding sequence ATGAATAAATACCAATATAATATCATCGGAGTTATGTCAGGTACTTCATTAGATGGAATAGACCTGGCTTATATCACTTTTAATTGTGAAAGTGGTAAGTGGAGTTTTGAGGTTCACTGTACTGATACTGTCGCTTATAGTGCTCAGTGGAAAGAACAATTAAAGAATGCAATCGATCTAGATAGTAAACAAATAGAAATATTAGATGTACGCTATACTACCTATTTAGCCACTGTGATTAATCAATTCATTAAAGATAAAACGATAGAGGATATAGATGCTGTATGCTCACACGGGCATACTATCTTTCATAAGCCTGAGCTAGGCTATACCTTACAGATAGGGAATATGCCTATATTAGCTGACTTAATACAGCAGAAGGTAATATGTGACTTTAGAGTACAAGATGTTCTTTTAGGAGGACAGGGAGCACCTTTAGTACCTATAGGAGATCGCTTGTTATTTAGTGAATACGAAGCTTGTCTTAATCTGGGAGGATTTGCTAATATTTCTTTTGAAGGAAGGCTTAATTATAGATTAGCCTATGATATTAGTGCAGTGAATACATTGCTTAATGAACAAGTGGCCAAACTTGGCTTAGAGTATGACGATAAAGGAATGCTTGCCTCAGAAGGAACGATTAATGAAGACCTGCTAAGAGAATTAAATGCACTTGATTTTTATAAGCAGTCTGCACCTAAATCATTGGGGATAGAGTTCTTAAATGCTTATATAAAACCTATTCTTAATAAATACACCTTATCTGTAGAAGATTATTTAGCTACGCTAGTAGAGCATATTGCTATCCAAATTGCAGCGGGTATCGGTGTTAAAGAAGGACAGCGTGTATTAGTAACAGGAGGAGGAGCTAAAAATGATTACTTAGTTAGTAGGATTAAGGCACACGCAAAAGGTATTTTGTTTGAAAGACCTTCTGATGAAGTGATTGATTATAAAGAAGCAATAATATTTGGTTTACTAGGAGTATTAAAATTGAGAGATGAAGTGAATGTCTTAGCTAGTGTTACTGGAGCCAAGTATGATCATAGCTCAGGTAGAATTCACGAGGTATATACACAGGTAAATTAG
- a CDS encoding acyl-CoA dehydrogenase, whose translation MDFKFTEEQLMIQQAARDFAQTELLPGVIERDEHSKFPTEQVKKLGELGFLGMMVDPKYGGSGLDSVSYVLAMEEIAKVDASAAVVMSVNNSLVCAGLEKYASEEQKQKYLVPLASGQVIGAFCLSEPEAGSDATSQKTTAVDMGDHYVLNGTKNWITNGSTADYYIVIAQTDVEKKHKGINAFIVEKGWAGFEIGAKEQKMGIRGSDTHSLMFTDVKVPKENRIGEDGFGFAFAMNVLNGGRIGIASQALGIAQGAYELALKYSKERKAFGTEIINHQAVAFKLADMATQITAARMLCFKAAAEKDAGQDISLSGAMAKLFASKTAMDTTIEAVQIHGGNGYVREYHVERMMRDAKITQIYEGTSEIQKIVISRAIAK comes from the coding sequence ATGGATTTTAAATTTACAGAAGAGCAATTGATGATTCAGCAAGCTGCTCGCGACTTTGCTCAAACAGAATTATTACCAGGTGTAATTGAAAGAGATGAACATTCTAAATTCCCAACAGAACAAGTTAAAAAACTTGGTGAACTAGGATTCTTAGGAATGATGGTAGATCCTAAATACGGAGGTAGCGGTCTAGACAGCGTATCTTATGTATTAGCTATGGAAGAAATTGCAAAAGTAGATGCTTCTGCTGCTGTAGTTATGTCAGTAAATAACTCATTAGTATGTGCTGGATTAGAAAAATATGCTAGTGAAGAACAAAAACAAAAATACCTAGTACCTCTAGCTTCAGGACAAGTAATCGGTGCATTCTGTTTATCAGAGCCAGAAGCAGGGTCAGATGCTACATCTCAAAAAACTACTGCTGTAGATATGGGAGATCACTATGTACTAAACGGTACTAAAAACTGGATCACGAATGGTAGTACAGCTGACTACTATATCGTAATCGCTCAAACTGATGTAGAGAAAAAACACAAAGGAATCAATGCATTCATCGTTGAAAAAGGATGGGCTGGTTTTGAAATCGGAGCTAAAGAACAAAAAATGGGAATCAGAGGATCTGATACACATTCATTGATGTTCACAGACGTAAAGGTTCCTAAAGAAAATAGAATCGGAGAAGACGGATTCGGATTTGCATTCGCAATGAATGTATTAAACGGAGGACGTATCGGTATCGCATCTCAAGCATTAGGTATCGCTCAAGGTGCATACGAATTAGCATTAAAATACTCTAAAGAGCGTAAAGCTTTTGGTACTGAAATTATCAACCACCAAGCGGTTGCATTTAAATTAGCTGATATGGCTACTCAAATCACTGCTGCTAGAATGCTTTGCTTCAAAGCTGCTGCTGAGAAAGATGCAGGTCAAGATATCTCATTATCTGGTGCTATGGCTAAGTTATTCGCTTCTAAAACAGCAATGGATACAACTATCGAAGCTGTACAAATCCACGGAGGTAATGGATATGTAAGAGAATATCACGTAGAAAGAATGATGCGTGATGCTAAGATCACTCAAATCTATGAAGGCACTTCTGAGATTCAAAAGATCGTTATTTCTAGAGCTATTGCTAAATAA
- a CDS encoding hybrid sensor histidine kinase/response regulator, with amino-acid sequence MKPPKSIKAKILFLYFTLFVAAIFSGAYIYKEAKKFTIPEEHVVEENNKIFLVTSAINNLYSSEAYSRTAILSGDSKDIKLYYKELDTIVKQINLVQTHVQDPITVVKLDSVKDLLSRKKVSFENIIKARKDLSAENKYTEAFSEIYNIREEIEKNIQPIVIQSKEKEKRSGWARLFKGDHTDTIKTTINYPSISDSIINAMERILIATQEKINDKQNNLLNQEQRLLKENKIITDQLRGILQNVEQNILTLSYQKINESKSRISAASTNIAYIGGTALIVVLILGWIIIRDINQTQEYRNALEKLNKENEVLLRSKSMLLATVTHDLQTPLGGLIGFTDLLDQTNLDNKQQKYVNNIKSSSKYITNLVNDLTDFSRLENNKISIQQKAFNPKELVDNTCNILVPNAENKNIKLNWTTEESLNSNFVSDPHRIKQILTNLVTNAIKFTQEGGVNVSVTREKEYIIFKVTDSGIGIASNQTKNIFNEFQQAHDGIEKKFGGTGLGLNISKRMIELLGGTIHVDSVLNEGSTFTFTIPIIEAEEDANITVHSNDLQTVFHSLNEINIVVIDDDKVQLQLMEEILSPLFNKVTITFDPTSIEAILKEDQYDLILSDIQMPKMDGFELINHLKKNTDFKTIPVIALSGKRDITMEEFTQAGFASAHPKPLQLTELLILISNILNLEYQLNSSRTKEKNNEDANNQTTVSTSYNTNTLKQFIGDDLNALRNLLVIFIESTGENLLDMHYAEEDFDLEQIGNIAHKMLPMFRQLEITSIIPLLEVLEDKTITFETQLELRNYIEVLEDKINLILTQIKQNHLEE; translated from the coding sequence ATGAAGCCACCTAAATCTATAAAAGCTAAGATTCTCTTTCTATACTTCACTTTATTTGTAGCTGCTATCTTCTCAGGTGCATATATCTATAAAGAAGCAAAGAAATTCACTATTCCCGAAGAGCATGTGGTAGAAGAAAACAATAAAATCTTCTTAGTAACTAGTGCTATTAATAATCTTTATAGTAGTGAGGCATATAGCAGAACGGCAATATTAAGTGGGGACAGTAAAGATATCAAGCTCTATTATAAAGAGCTCGATACCATCGTTAAGCAAATTAACTTAGTGCAAACTCATGTACAAGATCCTATTACAGTAGTCAAACTTGATTCTGTCAAAGACTTACTCTCACGTAAAAAAGTTAGTTTTGAAAATATCATCAAAGCTAGAAAAGATCTTTCTGCTGAAAACAAATACACTGAGGCTTTCTCTGAAATCTATAATATCCGTGAAGAAATAGAGAAAAACATACAACCTATCGTTATCCAAAGTAAAGAAAAGGAGAAAAGAAGTGGTTGGGCAAGGTTATTCAAAGGAGATCATACCGATACTATTAAAACAACTATTAACTATCCTAGTATATCTGATTCTATTATCAATGCGATGGAACGTATCCTTATCGCTACACAAGAAAAAATCAATGACAAACAAAATAACTTACTCAACCAAGAACAACGCTTACTGAAAGAAAACAAGATTATCACAGATCAGCTAAGAGGTATCCTACAGAATGTAGAACAAAATATACTTACACTATCTTATCAAAAGATCAATGAGTCAAAATCTAGAATTAGCGCTGCTTCTACCAATATCGCTTATATCGGAGGGACTGCACTAATCGTAGTTTTAATACTAGGCTGGATTATCATTAGAGATATCAATCAAACACAGGAATACAGAAATGCTTTAGAGAAATTAAATAAAGAGAATGAAGTACTATTGCGCAGTAAGTCTATGTTACTCGCTACAGTAACTCATGATCTACAGACTCCTCTAGGGGGACTTATTGGTTTTACTGATTTATTAGACCAAACAAACCTTGATAACAAACAACAAAAGTACGTCAACAACATTAAGTCTTCTTCTAAGTATATCACGAATTTAGTCAACGACTTAACAGATTTCTCTAGGTTAGAGAATAATAAAATAAGTATACAACAGAAAGCATTCAACCCTAAAGAACTAGTAGACAACACTTGTAACATACTAGTGCCTAATGCTGAGAACAAAAATATAAAGCTTAATTGGACAACTGAAGAAAGCTTAAATAGTAACTTTGTCTCTGATCCTCATCGTATAAAACAAATACTAACAAACTTAGTCACTAACGCGATTAAGTTTACACAAGAAGGAGGAGTTAACGTTAGCGTTACTAGAGAAAAAGAATACATTATATTTAAAGTTACTGATTCTGGAATAGGAATAGCTTCTAATCAAACTAAAAACATCTTTAATGAGTTTCAGCAAGCTCATGACGGAATAGAAAAGAAATTCGGTGGAACTGGACTAGGGCTTAATATTTCTAAAAGAATGATCGAATTATTAGGTGGGACTATTCATGTAGACAGTGTATTAAATGAAGGATCTACTTTCACCTTTACAATACCTATTATAGAGGCTGAAGAAGATGCAAATATAACTGTACATTCAAATGACCTACAAACTGTGTTTCACTCCTTAAATGAAATCAACATTGTAGTCATTGATGATGACAAAGTTCAACTTCAATTAATGGAAGAGATTCTTTCTCCTTTATTTAATAAAGTTACCATCACTTTCGATCCTACATCTATAGAAGCTATTTTAAAAGAAGATCAATATGATTTGATACTTAGTGATATTCAGATGCCTAAGATGGACGGATTTGAGCTTATAAATCATTTAAAGAAAAATACTGATTTTAAGACCATTCCTGTTATAGCTCTTTCTGGTAAAAGAGATATTACAATGGAAGAATTCACTCAAGCAGGGTTTGCTTCTGCACACCCGAAGCCTTTACAGCTTACAGAGTTACTAATTCTGATTTCTAATATACTTAATCTTGAATATCAATTAAACAGTTCTAGAACTAAAGAAAAGAACAATGAGGACGCTAATAATCAAACAACAGTTAGTACTTCTTATAATACGAATACGCTAAAACAATTCATTGGAGATGATCTTAATGCATTAAGAAATCTACTTGTCATCTTTATAGAAAGTACAGGAGAGAACCTACTAGATATGCATTATGCCGAAGAAGATTTTGACTTAGAACAAATCGGAAATATAGCTCATAAGATGTTACCTATGTTCCGACAACTCGAAATCACATCTATTATACCACTTCTAGAAGTACTAGAAGATAAAACAATAACTTTCGAAACTCAACTTGAGCTAAGAAACTATATTGAGGTATTGGAAGATAAAATAAACTTAATCCTTACTCAGATAAAACAGAATCACTTAGAAGAATAA
- the fabV gene encoding enoyl-ACP reductase FabV, producing the protein MIIQPRTRGFICLTSHPEGCAENVKKQIEYVKSKGQIVNGPKKVLVIGASTGFGLASRISAAFGSNAATIGVFFEKPGTEGRPGTAGWYNSAAFEEQAKNAGIYAKSINGDAFSDEIKKETIELIKKDLGQVDLVVYSLASPRRTHPKTGVAYASVLKPIGEPFTNKTVDFHTGVVSNISIDPVKEQSDIDNTIAVMGGEDWKFWIEDLKAAGVLADGAKTVAYSYIGPELTYPIYRNGTIGMAKNDLEATVPVINDLLKDLNGVSYVSVNKALVTQSSSAIPVVPLYISLLYKVMKEKNIHEGCVEQMQRLFADRLYGGNLALDTEGRIRVDDWEMREDVQSAVAKLWEEVTSENIEVISDLAGYRKDFFNLFGFEFDSVDYTLESDELTTVASLK; encoded by the coding sequence ATGATTATACAACCTAGAACTAGAGGATTTATTTGCTTAACTTCTCATCCTGAAGGATGTGCTGAGAATGTGAAAAAGCAAATCGAGTATGTTAAGTCTAAAGGACAAATAGTAAACGGACCTAAAAAGGTATTAGTGATTGGAGCTTCTACAGGATTTGGATTAGCTTCACGCATTTCTGCTGCTTTTGGTTCTAATGCAGCTACAATTGGTGTATTCTTTGAAAAACCAGGTACAGAAGGTAGACCAGGTACAGCAGGATGGTATAATTCTGCAGCTTTTGAAGAGCAAGCTAAGAATGCTGGTATTTATGCAAAGAGTATTAATGGAGATGCTTTTTCTGACGAAATTAAGAAAGAAACGATAGAGCTAATTAAAAAGGACTTAGGTCAAGTAGATTTAGTTGTTTACAGTTTAGCTTCGCCACGTAGAACTCATCCAAAGACTGGTGTAGCTTATGCTTCAGTATTAAAACCTATCGGAGAACCTTTCACTAATAAAACAGTAGACTTCCATACAGGTGTTGTATCTAATATTAGTATTGATCCTGTTAAGGAACAAAGTGATATTGATAACACTATTGCTGTAATGGGGGGAGAGGATTGGAAATTCTGGATTGAAGACTTAAAAGCAGCGGGTGTTTTAGCAGATGGAGCTAAAACAGTTGCTTATTCTTATATAGGACCTGAATTAACTTACCCTATCTATAGAAATGGTACTATAGGTATGGCTAAAAATGATTTAGAGGCTACGGTACCAGTAATTAATGATTTACTTAAAGATCTTAATGGTGTATCTTATGTTTCTGTAAATAAGGCTTTAGTTACTCAATCAAGTTCAGCTATTCCAGTTGTTCCTTTATACATTTCTTTGTTGTACAAAGTAATGAAAGAGAAAAATATTCATGAAGGATGTGTTGAACAAATGCAACGTTTATTTGCAGATCGTTTATACGGTGGTAATTTAGCATTAGATACAGAAGGACGTATTCGTGTTGATGACTGGGAAATGAGAGAAGATGTGCAGTCTGCTGTAGCTAAACTATGGGAAGAGGTAACTTCAGAGAATATTGAAGTTATTTCTGATCTAGCTGGATATAGAAAAGATTTCTTTAACCTGTTTGGGTTTGAGTTTGATTCAGTTGATTATACATTAGAATCAGATGAGCTAACAACTGTTGCTAGCTTGAAATAA